The following proteins are co-located in the Sphingomonas donggukensis genome:
- a CDS encoding saccharopine dehydrogenase family protein has product MSEFDIIVYGATGFTGRLVAEYLGSRDHGVTWAMAGRSLSKLEEVRAEIGLRASVPLVTANADDPASLRAMCERTKVVLTTVGPYQLYGSDLVAACAATGTAYVDLCGEPAWMRHMIDAHHADAQATGARIVFSCGFDSIPFDLGVWTLQEAARAKFGAPAPRVKGRVKAMKGGFSGGTAASLKATLAAGARDPGVFRLMIDPFALTPGFEGPSQPKGLLPEYDDAIGVWVAPFIMAAINTKNVHRTNALAGHPYGTDFRYDEMMVAPGLGDIGRAAAEAMAKLNPLASDKGPKPGEGPSKEERESGHYEIAFIGEYPDGRSLTATVTGDRDPGYGSTSKMIAEAAICLVKDVQGDGGIWTAGALMAAPLVARLKANAGLTFTIEG; this is encoded by the coding sequence ATGAGCGAATTCGACATCATCGTCTATGGCGCGACCGGGTTCACCGGGCGGCTGGTGGCGGAGTATCTGGGCAGCCGCGACCACGGCGTGACATGGGCGATGGCGGGGCGGTCGCTGTCGAAGCTGGAGGAGGTGCGCGCCGAAATCGGCCTGCGCGCGTCGGTGCCGCTGGTCACCGCCAACGCCGACGATCCCGCCAGCCTGCGCGCGATGTGCGAACGGACGAAGGTGGTGCTGACGACGGTCGGGCCGTACCAGCTCTACGGCAGCGACCTGGTCGCCGCCTGCGCCGCGACGGGGACGGCTTATGTCGACCTGTGCGGCGAGCCGGCGTGGATGCGGCACATGATCGACGCGCACCATGCAGATGCACAGGCGACGGGCGCGCGGATCGTGTTCAGCTGCGGGTTCGATTCGATCCCGTTCGACCTGGGCGTGTGGACCTTGCAGGAAGCGGCGCGTGCGAAGTTCGGCGCGCCGGCGCCGCGTGTGAAGGGCCGGGTGAAGGCGATGAAGGGCGGCTTCTCTGGCGGGACCGCCGCCAGCCTGAAGGCGACGCTGGCCGCCGGCGCGCGCGATCCGGGCGTCTTCAGGCTCATGATCGACCCGTTCGCGCTGACGCCGGGGTTCGAGGGGCCGTCGCAGCCGAAGGGGCTGCTGCCCGAGTATGACGACGCGATCGGCGTGTGGGTGGCGCCGTTCATCATGGCGGCCATCAACACCAAGAACGTCCACCGCACCAATGCGCTGGCGGGGCATCCCTACGGCACCGACTTCCGCTACGACGAGATGATGGTCGCGCCGGGGCTGGGCGACATCGGGCGGGCCGCGGCGGAGGCGATGGCGAAGCTGAACCCTCTGGCGAGCGACAAGGGACCGAAACCCGGCGAAGGCCCGTCGAAGGAGGAGCGCGAGAGCGGCCATTACGAGATCGCCTTCATCGGCGAATATCCCGACGGCCGCAGCCTGACCGCGACCGTCACCGGCGACCGCGATCCCGGCTATGGATCGACCAGCAAGATGATCGCCGAGGCCGCGATCTGCCTGGTGAAGGATGTGCAGGGCGACGGCGGCATCTGGACCGCAGGGGCGCTGATGGCGGCGCCACTGGTCGCGCGGCTGAAGGCGAACGCGGGGCTGACCTTCACCATCGAGGGCTGA
- a CDS encoding SDR family NAD(P)-dependent oxidoreductase: MSEPSVAIVTGGESGIGRACAVALAATGAAVAITWFRDSAAADAVVAEIGATGGRSIAVQTDVGDEAAVEALFKAAEDAFGTVTLLVNSAGLNMTGTMLADMALAQFDRVVRSDLYGPFLTCRRMVRALEAKGRGGRIVNISSIHERAPRPGGVDYDAAKGGLAQLTATLALELAPKGIAVNGVAPGMILTPMNQSALDHPDELAAKERAIPWGRAGKPDEVAALVVFLLSPAADYITGTTVTIDGALSLTVAQGA, from the coding sequence ATGTCCGAACCGAGCGTAGCGATCGTCACCGGCGGGGAGTCGGGTATCGGCAGGGCGTGCGCGGTGGCGCTGGCGGCGACCGGGGCGGCGGTCGCCATCACCTGGTTTCGCGACTCCGCCGCCGCCGATGCCGTCGTTGCCGAGATCGGCGCGACGGGGGGACGCTCCATCGCCGTGCAGACCGACGTCGGCGACGAAGCCGCAGTCGAGGCACTGTTCAAGGCGGCGGAGGATGCGTTTGGCACGGTCACGCTGCTGGTCAATTCGGCGGGGCTGAACATGACCGGCACGATGCTGGCCGACATGGCGCTGGCGCAGTTCGACCGGGTGGTGCGATCCGACCTGTACGGTCCGTTCCTGACGTGCCGGCGGATGGTGCGCGCGCTGGAGGCGAAGGGGCGCGGCGGGCGGATCGTCAACATATCGTCGATCCACGAACGCGCGCCGCGTCCCGGCGGGGTCGATTACGATGCGGCCAAGGGTGGCCTCGCGCAGCTGACCGCGACGCTGGCGCTGGAGCTGGCGCCCAAGGGCATCGCGGTGAACGGCGTCGCGCCCGGCATGATCCTGACGCCGATGAACCAGAGTGCGCTCGACCACCCGGACGAGCTGGCGGCGAAGGAACGCGCGATTCCGTGGGGACGGGCGGGTAAGCCCGACGAGGTCGCCGCGCTGGTCGTGTTCCTGCTGTCGCCAGCCGCCGATTATATCACCGGCACCACCGTCACCATCGACGGCGCGCTGTCGCTGACCGTCGCGCAGGGGGCCTGA
- a CDS encoding dicarboxylate/amino acid:cation symporter, translated as MSQATRILIALAGGLILGIALSWWAPAADVALLAVTEPVGTIWLHGLQMTIVPLVVGLLVCGIAATAEAARASRLATRALAVFIALLWTSSALAAAIMFGLLDLFPLSPDAAAALKGAVASAGEVGKVPPFAEFLVAMVPTNPLSAAANDQFLPLIVFTVAFGFAVTRLPEEPRKLITAVFQAIADTMLIVIGWVLWLAPVGVFALAFTVGAKAGGAAFGALLHYVFVITATGAGVTLLVFPVALIGGRLSIGAYLRAMTQPAAVAVSTQSSLASLPAMLRATEKLGVPVATSGVVLPLAVAIFRFTGPAMNLAVALYVAHIFGVQLTAGQIAIGIAAAAVTTMGAVSLPGTISFVSSIAPIALAMGLPIGPLALLVAVETFPDIMRTLGNVAMDVAATSAIARRSGTGDAMTEADAILAEAPQ; from the coding sequence ATGTCGCAAGCCACCCGTATCCTGATCGCGCTGGCCGGGGGGCTGATCCTCGGCATCGCGCTGTCGTGGTGGGCGCCCGCCGCCGACGTCGCGCTGCTGGCGGTGACCGAGCCGGTGGGGACGATCTGGCTGCACGGGTTGCAGATGACGATCGTGCCGCTGGTCGTGGGGTTGCTGGTGTGCGGGATCGCCGCGACCGCGGAGGCGGCGCGGGCGAGCCGGCTGGCGACGCGGGCGCTCGCCGTGTTCATCGCGCTCTTGTGGACGTCCTCGGCGCTGGCGGCGGCGATCATGTTCGGGCTGCTCGACCTGTTCCCGCTGTCCCCCGACGCGGCCGCGGCACTGAAAGGCGCGGTGGCGAGTGCGGGCGAGGTCGGCAAGGTGCCGCCATTCGCCGAGTTCCTCGTGGCGATGGTGCCAACCAACCCGCTGTCGGCGGCGGCGAACGACCAGTTCCTGCCGCTGATCGTGTTCACGGTCGCGTTCGGTTTCGCGGTCACCCGCCTGCCCGAGGAACCGCGCAAGCTGATCACCGCGGTATTCCAGGCGATCGCCGACACGATGCTGATCGTGATCGGGTGGGTGCTGTGGCTGGCCCCGGTCGGGGTGTTCGCACTGGCGTTCACGGTGGGCGCGAAGGCGGGCGGCGCGGCGTTCGGGGCGCTGCTCCATTATGTGTTCGTCATCACCGCGACGGGGGCGGGCGTCACGTTGCTGGTCTTCCCGGTGGCGCTGATCGGCGGGCGGCTGTCGATCGGAGCCTATCTGCGCGCGATGACCCAGCCGGCGGCGGTGGCGGTGTCGACCCAGTCCAGCCTTGCCTCGCTGCCCGCCATGCTGCGCGCGACCGAGAAGCTGGGGGTACCGGTGGCGACGTCGGGCGTGGTCCTGCCGCTGGCGGTCGCGATCTTCCGGTTCACGGGACCGGCGATGAACCTGGCCGTCGCGCTGTACGTCGCGCACATCTTCGGGGTGCAGCTGACCGCGGGGCAGATCGCGATCGGCATCGCCGCGGCGGCAGTGACGACGATGGGCGCGGTCAGTCTGCCGGGCACGATCAGCTTCGTGTCGTCGATCGCCCCGATTGCGCTCGCGATGGGCCTGCCGATCGGCCCGCTCGCGCTGCTGGTGGCGGTGGAGACGTTCCCCGACATCATGCGGACGCTGGGCAATGTGGCGATGGACGTGGCGGCGACATCCGCGATCGCGCGGCGATCGGGCACGGGCGATGCTATGACCGAGGCGGATGCTATTCTGGCCGAGGCGCCCCAGTAG
- a CDS encoding site-specific DNA-methyltransferase, translated as MGVIEKVAGTPALADEAPLDLALDRIIKGDCIAVMRALPAKSVDLIFADPPYNLQLGGDLNRPDGSHVDAVTDEWDKFDSLAAYDRFTREWLAEAKRILKPNGAIWVIGSYHNIFKVGAAIQDLGYWILNDIVWRKANPMPNFKGTRFTNAHETLIWASMGEKSRYTFNYRSMKTLNDELQMRSDWEFPICGGQERLKKDGVKVHPTQKPEALIYRILLACSKPGDVILDPFFGTGTTGAVAKRLGRRWIGIEREDDYIAAAEERIAAALPLDESALTTMQSPKAAPKVAFGTLVETGYLLPGAVLTDTKRRWRATVRADGSLLSDCGQVGSIHKLGSVLQGAPACNGWTFWHHEGEGTLKPIDTLRQTYLLATQP; from the coding sequence GTGGGGGTTATCGAAAAGGTCGCAGGCACGCCTGCGCTCGCCGACGAGGCGCCCCTCGATCTGGCGCTCGACCGCATCATCAAGGGCGACTGCATCGCCGTCATGCGCGCGTTGCCGGCGAAGTCGGTAGACCTGATCTTCGCCGACCCGCCCTATAATCTCCAGCTCGGCGGCGACCTGAACCGCCCCGACGGCAGCCATGTCGATGCCGTCACCGACGAGTGGGACAAGTTCGACAGCCTGGCCGCGTACGACCGCTTCACGCGGGAGTGGCTGGCCGAGGCGAAGCGCATCCTGAAGCCGAACGGCGCGATCTGGGTGATCGGCAGCTACCACAATATCTTCAAGGTCGGCGCCGCGATCCAGGATCTGGGCTATTGGATCCTGAACGACATCGTGTGGCGCAAGGCCAACCCGATGCCGAACTTCAAGGGCACCCGCTTCACCAACGCACATGAGACTTTGATCTGGGCGTCGATGGGCGAGAAGTCGCGCTACACCTTCAACTATCGCAGCATGAAGACGCTGAACGACGAACTGCAGATGCGCAGCGACTGGGAATTTCCGATCTGCGGCGGGCAGGAGCGACTGAAGAAGGACGGGGTGAAGGTCCACCCGACCCAGAAGCCCGAGGCGCTGATCTACCGCATCCTGCTGGCCTGTTCGAAGCCCGGCGACGTGATCCTCGACCCGTTCTTCGGCACCGGCACCACCGGCGCGGTCGCCAAGCGATTGGGACGCCGCTGGATCGGCATCGAGCGCGAGGACGACTATATCGCCGCCGCCGAGGAACGCATCGCCGCCGCGCTGCCGCTCGACGAATCGGCGCTGACCACGATGCAGTCGCCCAAGGCCGCGCCGAAGGTCGCGTTCGGGACATTGGTCGAGACGGGCTATTTGCTGCCCGGCGCGGTGCTGACCGACACCAAGCGCCGCTGGCGCGCCACCGTCCGCGCCGACGGCTCGCTGCTGAGCGATTGCGGCCAGGTCGGCTCGATCCACAAGCTCGGCTCGGTGTTGCAGGGCGCCCCGGCTTGCAACGGCTGGACCTTCTGGCACCACGAGGGCGAGGGCACTCTGAAGCCGATCGACACGCTGCGGCAGACGTACCTGCTGGCGACGCAGCCTTAG
- a CDS encoding ribonuclease HII, which yields MPSLRHEKLLLAPVAGVDEAGRGPLAGPVVAAAVILPAKGIPRGIDDSKKLPAKERERLAARLRGCAIVGVGIVEPDEIDRLNIYWATMKAMTLAVDALGIAPGHVLVDGNRSPRWNHACTPIVKGDSISLSIAAASIIAKTTRDAIMIAAADTWPAYNWHSNKGYGCAHHLRALREHGPTPLHRRSFAPVAQAELPLSMPHESFPPHH from the coding sequence ATGCCGTCGCTGCGCCACGAAAAGCTGCTGCTCGCCCCCGTAGCCGGGGTGGACGAGGCGGGGCGTGGGCCACTCGCCGGACCGGTCGTCGCCGCCGCGGTGATCCTGCCCGCCAAGGGCATCCCGCGTGGGATCGACGATTCGAAGAAGCTGCCCGCGAAGGAACGCGAACGCCTCGCCGCGCGGCTGCGCGGGTGCGCGATCGTCGGCGTCGGCATCGTCGAGCCCGACGAGATCGACCGCCTGAACATCTACTGGGCGACGATGAAGGCGATGACGCTGGCGGTCGACGCGCTTGGCATCGCCCCCGGTCACGTGCTGGTCGACGGCAACCGGTCCCCACGCTGGAACCACGCCTGCACCCCGATCGTGAAGGGCGATTCGATCAGCCTGTCGATCGCCGCCGCGTCGATCATCGCCAAGACGACCCGCGACGCCATCATGATCGCCGCCGCCGACACCTGGCCCGCCTACAACTGGCATTCGAACAAGGGATACGGGTGCGCCCATCACCTGCGGGCGCTGCGCGAACATGGGCCGACCCCTCTTCACCGCCGGTCGTTCGCACCGGTCGCCCAAGCCGAATTGCCGTTATCCATGCCGCACGAGTCTTTTCCGCCACACCACTAG
- a CDS encoding glycosidase, with the protein MVAYVVEALEDVTLDIAGAEGRLAGYDLMSPFVWREGGRWRLLVRVVPDPLGPDDPTGIIWAGESDDGRLFRMDAAPAILPGPDPDDAGGCEDPTVVTDADGYLIYYTGVDAARAQGCMMVATGPTLTALTKDAVVLKAPEGEGNIKEATLAEASDGTCRLFYEYAKGGASRIGMATGPSPAGPWEVIDDPFTVRADGWDNWHLSTGPIVQAAGADPVMFYNGATVDARWRIGWISFSPDFARVTGRGIEPVLVPPPATDRAATDIAFAASTVEDDAAIWLYYSLEDRILRRAAVVRYA; encoded by the coding sequence ATGGTCGCTTACGTCGTCGAGGCGCTGGAGGACGTGACCCTCGATATCGCCGGCGCCGAGGGTCGGCTGGCGGGGTACGATCTGATGAGCCCGTTCGTGTGGCGCGAGGGCGGGCGCTGGCGGTTGCTGGTGCGGGTCGTGCCCGATCCGCTCGGCCCCGACGATCCGACCGGCATCATCTGGGCGGGCGAATCGGACGATGGCCGGCTGTTCCGCATGGACGCCGCACCGGCGATCCTGCCCGGCCCCGACCCCGACGACGCCGGCGGGTGTGAAGACCCGACCGTCGTCACCGACGCCGACGGCTATCTGATCTACTACACCGGCGTCGATGCCGCGCGGGCGCAGGGGTGCATGATGGTCGCGACCGGCCCGACGCTGACCGCGCTGACCAAGGACGCGGTGGTACTGAAGGCGCCGGAGGGCGAGGGCAACATCAAGGAAGCGACACTGGCCGAGGCGAGCGACGGGACGTGCCGGCTGTTCTACGAATATGCGAAGGGCGGCGCGTCGCGAATCGGCATGGCGACAGGGCCGTCGCCGGCGGGGCCGTGGGAGGTGATCGACGACCCCTTCACCGTGCGCGCCGACGGATGGGACAATTGGCATCTGTCGACCGGGCCGATCGTGCAGGCGGCGGGCGCCGACCCGGTGATGTTCTACAACGGCGCGACGGTCGACGCGCGCTGGCGGATCGGGTGGATCAGCTTTTCCCCCGATTTCGCCCGCGTGACGGGCCGCGGGATCGAGCCCGTCCTGGTGCCGCCCCCGGCGACCGACCGCGCCGCGACCGACATCGCCTTTGCCGCCTCCACGGTCGAGGACGACGCCGCAATCTGGCTCTATTATTCGCTGGAGGACCGCATCCTGCGCCGTGCGGCAGTGGTGCGCTACGCCTGA
- a CDS encoding GAF domain-containing protein, translating into MMTGWAIDDSARLRTVTELGIGGDSPPDPALDAIVAEAAAMSGMPIALVTAVGAEQQWFKARVGTDLTGTPVDMAICAHVLAKGDALVIPDLAADARTIANPLVTDAPNIRFYAGVPLVTDGQAVGTLCVLDTEPHEGFGPDKMGGLSKLADMAMDALRRMGAAAQA; encoded by the coding sequence ATGATGACGGGCTGGGCAATCGACGACAGCGCACGACTGCGTACGGTCACCGAGCTGGGCATCGGTGGCGACTCCCCTCCCGATCCCGCACTGGACGCGATCGTGGCGGAAGCGGCCGCGATGTCCGGGATGCCGATCGCGCTCGTCACCGCAGTGGGCGCGGAGCAGCAGTGGTTCAAGGCGCGGGTCGGCACCGACCTAACCGGTACACCGGTCGACATGGCGATCTGCGCGCACGTGCTGGCGAAGGGCGACGCGCTGGTCATCCCCGACCTGGCGGCCGATGCGCGGACCATCGCCAACCCGCTCGTCACCGATGCGCCCAACATCCGCTTCTACGCGGGCGTGCCGCTGGTCACCGACGGCCAGGCGGTGGGGACTTTGTGCGTGCTCGACACCGAACCGCATGAGGGCTTCGGTCCGGACAAGATGGGCGGGCTGTCGAAGCTGGCGGACATGGCGATGGATGCGCTGCGACGGATGGGCGCCGCCGCTCAGGCGTAG
- a CDS encoding DUF1272 domain-containing protein: MLEMRPDCERCGVDLPADEAGAFICSFECTFCAECADKFDERCPNCGGELLDRPARVDDALERHPASTERRFRG, from the coding sequence ATGCTCGAAATGCGCCCCGACTGCGAACGCTGCGGCGTCGATCTGCCCGCCGACGAGGCGGGCGCCTTCATCTGCTCGTTCGAGTGCACTTTCTGCGCCGAGTGCGCGGACAAATTCGACGAGCGTTGCCCGAATTGCGGCGGCGAACTGCTTGATCGCCCGGCCCGCGTGGATGACGCGCTGGAGCGGCATCCGGCCTCGACCGAGCGACGGTTCCGGGGCTAG
- the glmM gene encoding phosphoglucosamine mutase, with amino-acid sequence MARKYFGTDGIRGLTNANKMTAEMAMRVGMAAGKHFLRGDHRHRVVIGKDTRLSGYMLESALVAGFTSVGMDVVLLGPMPTPAVAMLTASMRADMGVMLSASHNPYFDNGIKLFGPDGYKLSDADEAAIEAGIDGAVDLAPAAEIGRARRVEDARGRYIHFAKSTFPENLRLDGLKIVVDCANGAGYQVAPSALWELGAEVVAIGVTPNGKNINDQVGSTAPLTLCETVVASGAHIGIALDGDADRLIVADEHGEVVDGDQLMATIAGGWARQGRLQGGGLVATVMSNLGLERHLAAQGLGLVRTAVGDRYVLEKMRASGYNVGGEQSGHIILSDYATTGDGLVAALQILAELVRAGAPASEVLHRFEPLPQLLKNVRFSGGKPLEADAVKAVIAEAEAELNGTGRLVIRPSGTEPVIRVMAEGDDAAQVEAVVNRICDAVRAAV; translated from the coding sequence ATGGCAAGAAAATATTTCGGCACCGACGGCATTCGCGGCCTGACCAACGCCAATAAAATGACTGCCGAGATGGCGATGCGGGTTGGCATGGCGGCGGGCAAGCACTTCCTCCGCGGCGACCACCGCCACCGCGTGGTGATCGGCAAGGATACGCGCCTGTCGGGCTATATGCTCGAAAGCGCGCTCGTCGCGGGCTTCACCTCGGTCGGCATGGACGTGGTGCTGCTGGGGCCGATGCCGACGCCGGCGGTCGCGATGCTGACCGCCTCGATGCGCGCCGACATGGGGGTGATGCTCTCGGCCAGCCACAACCCCTATTTCGATAACGGCATCAAATTGTTCGGCCCCGACGGCTACAAGCTGAGCGACGCCGACGAAGCCGCGATCGAGGCGGGGATCGACGGCGCGGTCGATCTCGCCCCCGCCGCCGAAATCGGCCGCGCCCGCCGGGTCGAGGATGCGCGCGGACGCTACATCCACTTCGCCAAGTCGACCTTTCCCGAAAACCTGCGGCTCGACGGCCTCAAGATCGTGGTCGATTGCGCGAACGGCGCCGGCTACCAGGTCGCACCCTCGGCCCTGTGGGAGCTGGGTGCCGAGGTCGTGGCGATCGGCGTGACGCCCAATGGCAAGAACATCAACGACCAGGTCGGATCGACCGCGCCGCTCACCCTGTGCGAAACCGTGGTCGCGAGCGGCGCGCATATCGGCATCGCGCTCGACGGCGACGCCGACCGGCTGATCGTCGCTGACGAACATGGCGAGGTCGTGGACGGCGACCAGCTGATGGCGACGATCGCCGGCGGCTGGGCGCGGCAGGGCCGGTTGCAGGGCGGGGGGCTGGTGGCGACGGTCATGTCGAACCTCGGCCTCGAACGCCATCTTGCGGCGCAGGGGCTGGGCCTCGTCCGCACCGCCGTCGGCGACCGCTACGTGCTTGAGAAGATGCGCGCGAGCGGTTACAACGTCGGCGGCGAGCAGTCCGGGCACATCATCCTCAGCGACTATGCGACCACCGGCGACGGTCTGGTCGCGGCGCTTCAGATCCTCGCCGAACTCGTCCGTGCTGGCGCCCCGGCGAGCGAAGTCCTCCACCGCTTCGAACCGCTCCCGCAGCTGTTGAAGAACGTCCGCTTCTCGGGCGGCAAGCCACTGGAGGCGGACGCGGTCAAGGCCGTGATCGCCGAGGCCGAGGCCGAACTGAACGGCACCGGTCGCCTGGTCATCCGCCCCTCGGGCACCGAACCGGTAATCCGCGTGATGGCCGAGGGCGACGACGCGGCGCAGGTCGAGGCGGTCGTGAACCGGATATGCGACGCGGTGCGGGCGGCGGTGTAA
- the gorA gene encoding glutathione-disulfide reductase gives MAKYDYDLFVIGAGSGGTRAARVSAAHGARVAVAEEYRVGGTCVIRGCVPKKLLVYGAHFAEDLKDARRFGWKVPDACEFDWKCLQENVLAEVDRINAAYTSTLESHGVEIIPERAVVTGPHSLKLAGGREVTAERILIAVGARPHVPSCPGHEHGITSNDVFHLDAIPKRILIAGAGYIANEFAGIFNEFGSKVTLINRTDVILRGYDESIRDRLLQISMMKGLDFRFHADFEGITKGKDGCLTVKMSNHEPITVDCVMFATGRVPNTDGLGLDTAGVDLDDKGAVVVDADNQSSCKSIYAVGDVTNRVQLTPVAIREGQAFADSVYGNKPTRVDYTNIPSAVFSHPPMAGVGLTEAEAKQKLGTVKVYLSDFRAMKNVLANRNERCLYKMVCEAETDVVVGLHMIGPDAPEILQAAAIAVKAGLTKQDFDDTVALHPSMAEELVLLR, from the coding sequence ATGGCCAAGTACGACTACGACCTCTTCGTGATCGGCGCCGGCTCGGGCGGCACCCGCGCCGCGCGCGTGTCGGCGGCGCATGGCGCGCGGGTCGCGGTGGCGGAGGAGTATCGGGTCGGCGGCACCTGCGTCATCCGCGGCTGCGTGCCCAAGAAGCTGCTCGTGTACGGCGCCCACTTCGCCGAGGATCTGAAGGATGCGCGCCGTTTCGGCTGGAAAGTCCCCGACGCGTGCGAGTTTGACTGGAAATGCCTCCAGGAAAACGTCCTGGCCGAGGTCGACCGCATCAACGCCGCCTACACCAGCACGCTGGAAAGCCACGGGGTCGAGATCATCCCCGAACGCGCCGTCGTCACCGGGCCTCACAGCCTGAAGCTGGCCGGCGGGCGCGAGGTCACTGCGGAGCGCATCCTGATCGCGGTCGGCGCCCGCCCCCATGTGCCGTCCTGTCCCGGACACGAACACGGCATCACCTCGAACGACGTCTTCCACCTCGATGCCATTCCGAAGCGCATCCTGATCGCGGGCGCGGGCTATATCGCCAACGAATTCGCCGGCATCTTCAACGAATTCGGCAGCAAGGTGACGCTGATCAACCGCACCGACGTCATCCTGCGCGGATACGACGAATCAATCCGCGACCGCCTGCTCCAGATCAGCATGATGAAGGGGCTCGACTTCCGCTTCCACGCCGATTTCGAAGGCATCACCAAGGGCAAGGACGGGTGCCTGACCGTCAAGATGTCGAACCACGAGCCGATCACCGTCGACTGCGTGATGTTCGCCACCGGCCGCGTGCCCAACACCGATGGCCTCGGCCTCGACACCGCGGGCGTGGATCTGGACGACAAGGGCGCGGTCGTCGTCGATGCCGACAACCAGTCGTCGTGCAAGTCGATCTACGCGGTCGGCGACGTCACCAACCGCGTCCAACTGACCCCCGTGGCGATCCGCGAGGGTCAGGCGTTCGCCGACAGCGTCTATGGCAACAAGCCGACGCGCGTCGACTACACCAACATCCCGTCCGCCGTGTTCAGCCACCCGCCGATGGCCGGCGTCGGCCTGACCGAGGCGGAGGCCAAGCAGAAGCTCGGCACCGTAAAAGTCTATCTCTCCGACTTCCGCGCGATGAAGAACGTGCTCGCCAACCGCAACGAACGCTGCCTCTACAAGATGGTGTGCGAGGCCGAGACCGACGTCGTCGTCGGCCTCCACATGATCGGCCCCGACGCGCCGGAAATCCTCCAGGCGGCGGCGATCGCGGTGAAGGCGGGGCTGACGAAACAGGACTTCGACGACACGGTCGCGCTGCATCCGTCGATGGCGGAGGAGCTGGTTCTTCTGAGGTAA
- the thiD gene encoding bifunctional hydroxymethylpyrimidine kinase/phosphomethylpyrimidine kinase, with protein MTIARVLIVAGSDSGGGAGIQADIKTVTMLGGHAMTAVTAITAQNTLGVQRVMPIPADMVIAQIDSVVGDIGVDAVKIGMIGSADTAHAVADRLERLDVPIVFDPVMVATSGSTLADAATVAAFERLITIASVVTPNIPELAALGGEAAVLAHGCHLAAKGGHADGGWIVDRLLSPHGEVARLEGERIETAHTHGTGCSFASALACGLAQGMDMADAFTRAVRFVRTALSHAPGLGQGHGPIGHALGVIPFDAIEG; from the coding sequence ATGACGATCGCGCGCGTGCTGATCGTCGCGGGATCCGATTCGGGCGGCGGCGCGGGGATTCAGGCCGATATCAAGACAGTGACGATGCTCGGCGGCCACGCGATGACCGCGGTCACCGCGATCACCGCGCAGAACACGCTGGGCGTGCAGCGGGTCATGCCGATCCCCGCCGACATGGTGATCGCCCAGATCGACAGCGTCGTCGGCGACATCGGGGTGGACGCGGTGAAGATCGGGATGATCGGATCGGCCGACACCGCCCATGCCGTCGCCGACCGGCTCGAACGCCTCGACGTACCGATCGTGTTCGATCCGGTCATGGTCGCGACCAGCGGATCGACGCTGGCCGATGCCGCGACCGTCGCCGCGTTTGAGCGGCTGATCACGATCGCCAGCGTCGTCACCCCGAACATCCCCGAGCTCGCCGCGCTCGGCGGCGAGGCGGCGGTACTCGCCCACGGCTGCCACCTCGCGGCCAAGGGCGGTCACGCCGATGGTGGCTGGATCGTCGACCGTCTGCTGTCTCCGCACGGCGAGGTCGCCCGGCTGGAGGGCGAACGCATCGAAACCGCCCACACCCACGGCACCGGGTGCAGCTTCGCCAGCGCGCTCGCCTGCGGGCTGGCGCAGGGGATGGACATGGCCGACGCCTTCACGCGCGCGGTCCGGTTCGTGCGGACGGCTCTCTCCCATGCGCCGGGGCTGGGGCAGGGGCACGGACCCATCGGCCACGCCCTTGGCGTCATCCCGTTCGACGCGATCGAGGGCTGA